GCGGTGGACGATGGTGGAGAACGCCTCCACCGGATCCCCGGCGATGAGCATGTCCATCTTGACCATCTTCGCGGCGCGGTAGCCGGCGTGCTCATAATCCATGGAGCCGTAGCCGCGGGTCATGGACTTCATGCGGTCGTTGAAATCGACGAGGATCTCGCCCAGCGGCAGCACGCAGGAAAGCATGACGCGCATGTCGTCGATGGTTTCCGTGTTGGTGACATCACCGCGCTTTTCCATGACGAGCTGCATCATGTCGCCGATGTACTCGCCGGGCACCATGAGGTACACGTTCACGACCGGCTCGCGGATTTCCTGGATGGTCTGTGTTTCCGGGAAAAGGGTGGGGTTGTCCACGATCACCTCCGTGCCGTCCGTGAGCGTGACCTGATAGATCACGGACGGGTAGGTGGAGATGACGTTCATGTTGAACTCCCGGCGCAGACGCTCCTGGATGATCTCCATGTGCAGCAGGCCGAGGAAGCCGCAGCGGAAACCGAAGCCGAGCGCGGTGGAACTTTCCGAGGAGAAGGTGAAGGCGGCGTCGTTGATCTGGAGCTTCGCCATCGCGGCCTTCAGCGCCTCGTAGTCGGAGGATTCGACGGGATAGATGCCGGAGAAGACCATCGGCTGGATCTCCTTGTAACCCGGCAGCGGCTCCGGAGCCGGGTGGGTGTTGTCGGTGATGGTGTCGCCGATCTTCGCCTCATCGGCGGATTTCATGTTGGCGATGACGTAGCCCACATCCCCTGCTTGCAGCACGGTGCGGGCGGTCATTTTCGGGGTGAAAACCCCCACTTCCTTGACCTCGTAGGTCTTGTCCGTGGCCATCAGGCGCACCCGCTGTCCTTTCTTCACCGTGCCGGAAAAGACCCGGACATAGGAAACGACGCCGCGGTAGGTGTCATAGATCGAATCGAAAACGGAGCAGCGGAGGAGCTTGTCCTCGTTCTCCACCGGGGCTGGCACCCGTTGGACAACCGCTTCCAGGATATCCTCAATGCCGATGCCGGCCTTCGCGGAGGCCGGGATGGCGTCCTCTCCGGGAATGGCGAGGATGTCCTCGAGCTGCCTGCGGCACTTCGCGACGTCCGCCGCGGGAAGATCGATCTTGTTGAGGACCGGGATGATGACGAGATTCTGCTCGTGCGCCAGATGGAGGTTGGCAACCGTCTGTGCCTCAACGCCCTGGGCGGCGTCCACCATCAGTATCGCGCCTTCGCAGGCAGCCAGCGAGCGGGCGACTTCGTAGGAGAAATCGACGTGGCCGGGCGTGTCCAGCAGGTTGAGCTTGTAGGTCTTACCATCCTTCGCCTTGTACTCCATGGCGACGGGGTGGGACTTGATGGTGATGCCCTTTTCCCGCTCCAGATCCATGGCGTCCAGGAGCTGGGCCTTTTCATCCCGCTCGGCCACGGTGTTTGTCGCACCCATCAGGCGGTCGGAGAGCGTGGTCTTCCCGTGGTCGATGTGGGCGATGATGGAGAAATTTCGTGTCAGCTCGGTGGACATGGGCGGAAAACGGGATCGGCGCGGGGATGGAAAGCACGGATTACCGCACTTGGCACGAAAAATAAAGGGCGCAGGGGTGGGCGGGGGAGCCGGGAACCCCATTCTGCGACTGATTGAACCGCAGATGAACGCAGATGAACACGGATCAAGATTAAGATGTCCGGCTCTCCAAGATTACCGGCCCGATTGAGCGAGATGGACCGGGATTTTTTCATTCCAAACATTCACCTGCGTTTATCTGCGGTTGAAATACGCATCCCGCGCAGCTCCCGCTCCGGGTCCTCCAGCGTGGGGGGCAGATCCTTCGTGACAGGGAGATGGGTGCTGGCATGCTCCGGGGTGTGAGTCCCATGACCATTGCCGCCATCAAGGATCTGGCGGGCGAGATCCCCGTTTCCGCCGCCATCCATGCCCAGCTCCAGTCCCGGGCCACGAAGATGACCAAGGGAGGGAAGCCCTACCTGGAAGCGGTCTTCGCGGATTCCACGGGAAATTTCACCCTCAAGCTGTGGTCGGACTCCGTAGCGTTCGATTCCGCCTCCGCGCTGGAGGAAGGCGCCATCCTCCGGCTGGAAGCCGCCTGGACGCAGAACCAATACGGTGTCAACGCGAACGGGCTGGAGTGGTTCCGCCCGGATGGGGACGCCATCGCGGATTTCCTTTCCGGCGATCCCACCCTGCGGGCGAAACAGGAGGCGGACTACGGGCGGATCACCGCACTGTGTGACTCCATCCTCGACCCCCGTCTGCGGACCCTGTGCTTCCATTTCCTCGACACGATGGGGGACCGGTTCCGGAGAACCGGGGCGGCGAAGAAAAACCACCACGCCCGGCGCGGCGGTCTGGTCGAGCACGTTTCCCAGATGATGGCTTCCGCGGACGCGCTCTGCCCCGTCTATCCGG
The nucleotide sequence above comes from Akkermansiaceae bacterium. Encoded proteins:
- the lepA gene encoding translation elongation factor 4 → MSTELTRNFSIIAHIDHGKTTLSDRLMGATNTVAERDEKAQLLDAMDLEREKGITIKSHPVAMEYKAKDGKTYKLNLLDTPGHVDFSYEVARSLAACEGAILMVDAAQGVEAQTVANLHLAHEQNLVIIPVLNKIDLPAADVAKCRRQLEDILAIPGEDAIPASAKAGIGIEDILEAVVQRVPAPVENEDKLLRCSVFDSIYDTYRGVVSYVRVFSGTVKKGQRVRLMATDKTYEVKEVGVFTPKMTARTVLQAGDVGYVIANMKSADEAKIGDTITDNTHPAPEPLPGYKEIQPMVFSGIYPVESSDYEALKAAMAKLQINDAAFTFSSESSTALGFGFRCGFLGLLHMEIIQERLRREFNMNVISTYPSVIYQVTLTDGTEVIVDNPTLFPETQTIQEIREPVVNVYLMVPGEYIGDMMQLVMEKRGDVTNTETIDDMRVMLSCVLPLGEILVDFNDRMKSMTRGYGSMDYEHAGYRAAKMVKMDMLIAGDPVEAFSTIVHRDKAESYGRLLAGKLKDVIPPHLFVVAIQAAVGGKIVARESISAMRKNVTAKCYGGDISRKRKLLEKQKEGKKKMKMFGKVNIPQDAFIRVLKSGD
- a CDS encoding HD domain-containing protein, which codes for MTIAAIKDLAGEIPVSAAIHAQLQSRATKMTKGGKPYLEAVFADSTGNFTLKLWSDSVAFDSASALEEGAILRLEAAWTQNQYGVNANGLEWFRPDGDAIADFLSGDPTLRAKQEADYGRITALCDSILDPRLRTLCFHFLDTMGDRFRRTGAAKKNHHARRGGLVEHVSQMMASADALCPVYPELNRDLLLTGVLFHDSGKLWENTYPKSGFAQQISVYGEMLGHIPLGIELVNKLWHDICASEEASGWEALVPKTESVRLHLLHLIGSHHGQLEFGSPVLPRTPEAHALHYIDNLDAKMEMIREAYTTSNEIAPGIYDRMFPLPANLIEPLEVFVPAETEAGPDSAAGEAREENAPDEVEAV